A section of the Deltaproteobacteria bacterium genome encodes:
- a CDS encoding heme-binding protein, with protein MNVNLDLALELVAAARKKALEINVPMVIAVVDAGGNAVVFQRMDKALLVSIDIALNKAYTAAAVKLPTHELGVLAQPGQPLFGIHNADGGRIVIFGGGFPLKRVDEIVGGIGVSGGSVEQDISCAKAALTRFEELAGD; from the coding sequence ATGAACGTGAATCTCGATTTGGCCCTCGAACTTGTGGCCGCCGCCAGAAAGAAGGCGCTAGAGATCAACGTTCCCATGGTCATCGCCGTGGTGGACGCAGGGGGGAACGCGGTGGTCTTCCAGCGCATGGACAAAGCTCTCCTGGTCAGCATAGACATCGCCCTGAACAAAGCCTATACCGCGGCAGCCGTCAAGCTCCCCACGCACGAACTGGGAGTCCTGGCTCAACCGGGGCAACCGCTGTTCGGGATACACAACGCTGACGGCGGGCGCATCGTCATTTTTGGCGGCGGGTTTCCCCTGAAGCGGGTTGACGAAATCGTTGGAGGCATAGGCGTCAGCGGCGGCAGCGTGGAGCAAGACATCAGCTGCGCCAAAGCGGCTCTCACGCGTTTTGAAGAATTGGCCGGCGATTAG